Proteins encoded together in one Porites lutea chromosome 2, jaPorLute2.1, whole genome shotgun sequence window:
- the LOC140927130 gene encoding arylalkylamine N-acetyltransferase 1-like yields MSAVMESLTLEKAIQALEGVKDEYEMDNGTLAIITPDQYDEACNIMANYFLPDNPLCKSFGVTWNELLNEVTLAHLKMNLSVCMMTRDTKEIMGVRIAGVKKKSDPPENFCPEEEPLKALSTLTTLQEKEVNVFERYEVDEVVDFVALAVKEKYRHMGVAGRLFAASVAMCRELGFKAIKGGGTSSYSHKLYDKQGFEALSTLALDTYYHNGQPVSEGTGGHTTRKIYGLKI; encoded by the exons ATGAGTGCAGTAATGGAAAGTTTAACATTGGAAAAGGCCATACag GCCTTAGAAGGAGTGAAGGATGAATATGAGATGGACAATGGAACACTTGCTATCATCACTCCGGATCAGTACGATGAGGCTTGCAATATCATGGCTAACTACTTTCTCCCAGACAACCCTCTTTGTAAATCATTTGGAGTTACTTGGAATGAGCTTTTAAATGAAGTAACACTGGCACACCTCAAGATGAATCTTTCCGTCTGTATGATGACAAGAGATACTAAAGAAATTATGGGTGTACGAATCGCTGGTGTGAAGAAAAAGTCAGACCCACCGGAAAATTTTTGCCCAGAAGAAGAACCACTAAAGGCTCTATCCACATTAACAACTCTACAAGAGAAGGAAGTGAACGTTTTCGAGCGATACGAAGTTGATGAAGTGGTAGATTTTGTCGCATtagcagttaaggaaaaataccGGCATATGGGTGTGGCTGGTCGTCTTTTTGCAGCCAGTGTAGCGATGTGTCGGGAACTCGGGTTCAAGGCAATCAAAGGTGGAGGGACATCAAGTTATTCACACAAATTGTATGATAAGCAGGGGTTTGAAGCTCTATCGACACTCGCGTTAGACACTTATTATCACAACGGACAACCAGTCAGTGAGGGCACAGGTGGGCATACCACGAGAAAGATTTACGGCCTAAAAATTTGA